The following coding sequences are from one Rattus norvegicus strain BN/NHsdMcwi chromosome 11, GRCr8, whole genome shotgun sequence window:
- the Chaf1b gene encoding chromatin assembly factor 1 subunit B isoform X1 encodes MLSGQGPEGEARSFRMFHDDSMKSFFRRLSFTPDGSLLLTPAGCMESGENVTNTTYVFSREHLKRPIAHLPCPGKATLAVRCCPVYFELRPVAETEKASEEPSPELVSLPYRMVFAVASEDSVLLYDTQQSFPFGYVSNIHYHTLSDISWSSDGAFLAVSSTDGYCSFVTFEKGELGVPLKEKPVLGVRTPDTAKKTKNQNPQGSSPGSRSAEGTPSNRIQDPSSPCTTPSPTTQSPAPPAIKDSPSAIPAGKSPLPRPSEEKTLQPAAQNMKAPQPRRVTLNTLQSWGKTAPRRINLTPLRADTAPNPLPSSGAAPSTEEVQPEVPGEPQDEPPELKRPKLEEQEGDTQSLSPDETSKSA; translated from the exons ATGCTCTCTGGACAAGGGCCCGAAGGAGAG GCGAGAAGTTTCCGGATGTTTCACGATGACAGCATGAAGTCGTTCTTCCGAAGACTCAGTTTTACTCCAGATGGATCTTTGCTCCTCACTCCAG CTGGATGTATGGAGTCTGGTGAGAATGTGACAAACACCACTTATGTGTTCTCCAGAGAACATCTGAAAAG GCCGATTGCCCACCTTCCATGCCCTGGGAAAGCGACCCTTGCTGTCCGATGCTGTCCTGTGTACTTTGAACTGAGGCCAGTGGCAGAAACAG AGAAAGCGTCAGAGGAGCCCAGCCCCGAGCTGGTGAGTCTGCCCTACCGTATGGTGTTCGCAGTGGCCTCGGAGGACTCTGTGCTGCTGTATGACACGCAACAGTCTTTCCCATTTGGTTATGTGTCTAACATCCATTACCATACCCTGAGTGACATTTCCTG GTCCAGCGATGGGGCCTTCCTGGCTGTGTCCTCCACGGATGGTTATTGCTCATTCGTGACCTTTGAGAAAGGTGAACTAGGCGTGCCTTTGAAGGAGAAGCCGGTTCTGGGCGTAAGAACTCCTGACACAGCAAAGAAAACCAAGAACCAGAACCCCCAGGGATCTTCGCCAGGATCCAGATCAGCCGAAGGAACCCCCAGCAACAGAATCCAGGACCCCAGCAGCCCCTGTACCACCCCCTCACCAACCACACAGTCTCCAGCCCCGCCCGCCATCAAGGACAGTCCCTCAGCCATCCCTGCCGGCAAAAGCCCCTTGCCACGGCCTTCTGAGGAGAAGACCCTGCAGCCTGCCGCTCAAAACATGAAAGCCCCCCAACCCCGCAGGGTCACACTGAACACGCTGCAGTCTTGGGGCAAGACGGCCCCCCG GAGAATAAATTTAACACCGTTGAGGGCAGACACTGCACCAAATCCACTGCCCAGTAGCGGGGCCGCCCCCTCCACAGAAGAGGTCCAGCCAG AGGTGCCTGGAGAGCCCCAGGATGAGCCTCCCGAACTGAAGAGACCTAAGCTTGAAGAACAGGAAGGAGACACCCAAAGCCTGAGTCCTGATGAGACTTCCAAGTCTGCCTGA